One window of Quercus robur chromosome 12, dhQueRobu3.1, whole genome shotgun sequence genomic DNA carries:
- the LOC126710326 gene encoding probable lactoylglutathione lyase, chloroplastic isoform X2, whose amino-acid sequence MASVSVALNLSTPRPSLLHSPSPPSLKFSPVHNTSRRLALFQLGIEASKLFAAEGNTTKVATAGNITRESTSFTEVDAMDWVKNDNRRVLHFVYSVGDLDKTIKYTYLIQQIANCLMRCRFYTECLGMKLLRKRDIPEDRYTNAFLGYGPEESNVTVELTYNYGVNKYDIGTGFGHFGIAVEDAAKTVDLVKAKGGKVIREPGPVTNGSTVIAMIEDPNGYNFELLERGPTPEPLCQVMLRVGDLDRSINFYKKAFGMELLHKRDNPEYKYTNAIMGYGPEDKNAVLELTYNYGVTEYDKGNGYTQIALSTDNVYKSAEAIKLFGGKIIREPGPLPGINTKITACLDPDGWKLVFVDNKDFLRELE is encoded by the exons ATGGCTTCCGTATCAGTTGCTCTAAATCTCTCAACGCCAAGACCTTCTCTTCTACACTCACCATCACCACCCTCTTTGAAATTCTCTCCCGTTCACAACACTTCTCGAAGACTCGCTCTCTTTCAGCTCGGCATTG AAGCATCTAAGTTGTTTGCAGCAGAGGGAAACACAACTAAGGTTGCCACAGCTGGAAATATTACACGAGAAAGCACCTCTTTCACTGAGGTAGATGCAATGGATTGGGTAAAAAATGACAACAGAAGGGTGCTCCATTTTGTCTATAGTGTCGGGGACTTGGACAAGACTATAAAGTACACCTATTTAATACAACAa ATAGCTAATTGTCTAATGAGATGTAGATTTTATACCGAATGCTTGGGAATGAAGTTGTTAAGAAAACGTGACATACCAGAGGATAGATATACAAATGCCTTTCTTGGATATGGACCTGAAGAATCCAATGTTACTGTTGAACTTACCTACA ATTATGGAGTGAACAAGTATGATATTGGAACTGGATTTGGCCATTTTGGTATTGCAGTTGAGGAT GCTGCCAAAACAGTTGATCTTGTAAAGGCAAAGGGGGGAAAAGTTATCAGGGAACCTGGACCTGTTACAAATGGTAGTACAGTGATTGCTATGATTGAAGATCCTAATGGTTATAATTTTGAGCTTTTGGAAAGGGGGCCAACTCCTGAGCCCCTATGTCAAGTGATGCTTCGAGTTGGTGATCTTGATCGCTCCATAAACTTCTATAAAAAG GCTTTTGGCATGGAACTTCTCCACAAAAGGGATAACCCTGAGTACAAG TATACAAATGCCATCATGGGCTATGGTCCTGAAGATAAGAATGCAGTGCTTGAACTGACATATAACTATGGGGTGACAGAGTATGACAAAGGAAATGGTTATACACAG ATAGCATTAAGCACAGACAATGTTTATAAGAGTGCAGAAGCAATCAAACTATTTGGAGGGAAGATTATTCGTGAACCTGGGCCCTTGCCAGGTATCAACACCAAGATCACCGCTTGTTTGGATCCTGATGGTTGGAAATTG GTCTTTGTTGACAATAAAGATTTTCTCAGGGAACTAGAGTGA
- the LOC126710326 gene encoding lactoylglutathione lyase GLX1-like isoform X4 — protein MASVSVALNLSTPRPSLLHSPSPPSLKFSPVHNTSRRLALFQLGIAEGNTTKVATAGNITRESTSFTEVDAMDWVKNDNRRVLHFVYSVGDLDKTIKYTYLIQQIANCLMRCRFYTECLGMKLLRKRDIPEDRYTNAFLGYGPEESNVTVELTYNYGVNKYDIGTGFGHFGIAVEDAAKTVDLVKAKGGKVIREPGPVTNGSTVIAMIEDPNGYNFELLERGPTPEPLCQVMLRVGDLDRSINFYKKAFGMELLHKRDNPEYKYTNAIMGYGPEDKNAVLELTYNYGVTEYDKGNGYTQIALSTDNVYKSAEAIKLFGGKIIREPGPLPGINTKITACLDPDGWKLVFVDNKDFLRELE, from the exons ATGGCTTCCGTATCAGTTGCTCTAAATCTCTCAACGCCAAGACCTTCTCTTCTACACTCACCATCACCACCCTCTTTGAAATTCTCTCCCGTTCACAACACTTCTCGAAGACTCGCTCTCTTTCAGCTCGGCATTG CAGAGGGAAACACAACTAAGGTTGCCACAGCTGGAAATATTACACGAGAAAGCACCTCTTTCACTGAGGTAGATGCAATGGATTGGGTAAAAAATGACAACAGAAGGGTGCTCCATTTTGTCTATAGTGTCGGGGACTTGGACAAGACTATAAAGTACACCTATTTAATACAACAa ATAGCTAATTGTCTAATGAGATGTAGATTTTATACCGAATGCTTGGGAATGAAGTTGTTAAGAAAACGTGACATACCAGAGGATAGATATACAAATGCCTTTCTTGGATATGGACCTGAAGAATCCAATGTTACTGTTGAACTTACCTACA ATTATGGAGTGAACAAGTATGATATTGGAACTGGATTTGGCCATTTTGGTATTGCAGTTGAGGAT GCTGCCAAAACAGTTGATCTTGTAAAGGCAAAGGGGGGAAAAGTTATCAGGGAACCTGGACCTGTTACAAATGGTAGTACAGTGATTGCTATGATTGAAGATCCTAATGGTTATAATTTTGAGCTTTTGGAAAGGGGGCCAACTCCTGAGCCCCTATGTCAAGTGATGCTTCGAGTTGGTGATCTTGATCGCTCCATAAACTTCTATAAAAAG GCTTTTGGCATGGAACTTCTCCACAAAAGGGATAACCCTGAGTACAAG TATACAAATGCCATCATGGGCTATGGTCCTGAAGATAAGAATGCAGTGCTTGAACTGACATATAACTATGGGGTGACAGAGTATGACAAAGGAAATGGTTATACACAG ATAGCATTAAGCACAGACAATGTTTATAAGAGTGCAGAAGCAATCAAACTATTTGGAGGGAAGATTATTCGTGAACCTGGGCCCTTGCCAGGTATCAACACCAAGATCACCGCTTGTTTGGATCCTGATGGTTGGAAATTG GTCTTTGTTGACAATAAAGATTTTCTCAGGGAACTAGAGTGA
- the LOC126710326 gene encoding probable lactoylglutathione lyase, chloroplastic isoform X5, with protein MASVSVALNLSTPRPSLLHSPSPPSLKFSPVHNTSRRLALFQLGIALPQSQLFNAEASKLFAAEGNTTKVATAGNITRESTSFTEIANCLMRCRFYTECLGMKLLRKRDIPEDRYTNAFLGYGPEESNVTVELTYNYGVNKYDIGTGFGHFGIAVEDAAKTVDLVKAKGGKVIREPGPVTNGSTVIAMIEDPNGYNFELLERGPTPEPLCQVMLRVGDLDRSINFYKKAFGMELLHKRDNPEYKYTNAIMGYGPEDKNAVLELTYNYGVTEYDKGNGYTQIALSTDNVYKSAEAIKLFGGKIIREPGPLPGINTKITACLDPDGWKLVFVDNKDFLRELE; from the exons ATGGCTTCCGTATCAGTTGCTCTAAATCTCTCAACGCCAAGACCTTCTCTTCTACACTCACCATCACCACCCTCTTTGAAATTCTCTCCCGTTCACAACACTTCTCGAAGACTCGCTCTCTTTCAGCTCGGCATTG CTCTCCCCCAGTCACAGTTATTTAATGCAGAAGCATCTAAGTTGTTTGCAGCAGAGGGAAACACAACTAAGGTTGCCACAGCTGGAAATATTACACGAGAAAGCACCTCTTTCACTGAG ATAGCTAATTGTCTAATGAGATGTAGATTTTATACCGAATGCTTGGGAATGAAGTTGTTAAGAAAACGTGACATACCAGAGGATAGATATACAAATGCCTTTCTTGGATATGGACCTGAAGAATCCAATGTTACTGTTGAACTTACCTACA ATTATGGAGTGAACAAGTATGATATTGGAACTGGATTTGGCCATTTTGGTATTGCAGTTGAGGAT GCTGCCAAAACAGTTGATCTTGTAAAGGCAAAGGGGGGAAAAGTTATCAGGGAACCTGGACCTGTTACAAATGGTAGTACAGTGATTGCTATGATTGAAGATCCTAATGGTTATAATTTTGAGCTTTTGGAAAGGGGGCCAACTCCTGAGCCCCTATGTCAAGTGATGCTTCGAGTTGGTGATCTTGATCGCTCCATAAACTTCTATAAAAAG GCTTTTGGCATGGAACTTCTCCACAAAAGGGATAACCCTGAGTACAAG TATACAAATGCCATCATGGGCTATGGTCCTGAAGATAAGAATGCAGTGCTTGAACTGACATATAACTATGGGGTGACAGAGTATGACAAAGGAAATGGTTATACACAG ATAGCATTAAGCACAGACAATGTTTATAAGAGTGCAGAAGCAATCAAACTATTTGGAGGGAAGATTATTCGTGAACCTGGGCCCTTGCCAGGTATCAACACCAAGATCACCGCTTGTTTGGATCCTGATGGTTGGAAATTG GTCTTTGTTGACAATAAAGATTTTCTCAGGGAACTAGAGTGA
- the LOC126710326 gene encoding probable lactoylglutathione lyase, chloroplastic isoform X3 has translation MASVSVALNLSTPRPSLLHSPSPPSLKFSPVHNTSRRLALFQLGIALPQSQLFNAEASKLFAAEGNTTKVATAGNITRESTSFTEVDAMDWVKNDNRRVLHFVYSVGDLDKTIKFYTECLGMKLLRKRDIPEDRYTNAFLGYGPEESNVTVELTYNYGVNKYDIGTGFGHFGIAVEDAAKTVDLVKAKGGKVIREPGPVTNGSTVIAMIEDPNGYNFELLERGPTPEPLCQVMLRVGDLDRSINFYKKAFGMELLHKRDNPEYKYTNAIMGYGPEDKNAVLELTYNYGVTEYDKGNGYTQIALSTDNVYKSAEAIKLFGGKIIREPGPLPGINTKITACLDPDGWKLVFVDNKDFLRELE, from the exons ATGGCTTCCGTATCAGTTGCTCTAAATCTCTCAACGCCAAGACCTTCTCTTCTACACTCACCATCACCACCCTCTTTGAAATTCTCTCCCGTTCACAACACTTCTCGAAGACTCGCTCTCTTTCAGCTCGGCATTG CTCTCCCCCAGTCACAGTTATTTAATGCAGAAGCATCTAAGTTGTTTGCAGCAGAGGGAAACACAACTAAGGTTGCCACAGCTGGAAATATTACACGAGAAAGCACCTCTTTCACTGAGGTAGATGCAATGGATTGGGTAAAAAATGACAACAGAAGGGTGCTCCATTTTGTCTATAGTGTCGGGGACTTGGACAAGACTATAAA ATTTTATACCGAATGCTTGGGAATGAAGTTGTTAAGAAAACGTGACATACCAGAGGATAGATATACAAATGCCTTTCTTGGATATGGACCTGAAGAATCCAATGTTACTGTTGAACTTACCTACA ATTATGGAGTGAACAAGTATGATATTGGAACTGGATTTGGCCATTTTGGTATTGCAGTTGAGGAT GCTGCCAAAACAGTTGATCTTGTAAAGGCAAAGGGGGGAAAAGTTATCAGGGAACCTGGACCTGTTACAAATGGTAGTACAGTGATTGCTATGATTGAAGATCCTAATGGTTATAATTTTGAGCTTTTGGAAAGGGGGCCAACTCCTGAGCCCCTATGTCAAGTGATGCTTCGAGTTGGTGATCTTGATCGCTCCATAAACTTCTATAAAAAG GCTTTTGGCATGGAACTTCTCCACAAAAGGGATAACCCTGAGTACAAG TATACAAATGCCATCATGGGCTATGGTCCTGAAGATAAGAATGCAGTGCTTGAACTGACATATAACTATGGGGTGACAGAGTATGACAAAGGAAATGGTTATACACAG ATAGCATTAAGCACAGACAATGTTTATAAGAGTGCAGAAGCAATCAAACTATTTGGAGGGAAGATTATTCGTGAACCTGGGCCCTTGCCAGGTATCAACACCAAGATCACCGCTTGTTTGGATCCTGATGGTTGGAAATTG GTCTTTGTTGACAATAAAGATTTTCTCAGGGAACTAGAGTGA
- the LOC126710326 gene encoding probable lactoylglutathione lyase, chloroplastic isoform X7 has protein sequence MASVSVALNLSTPRPSLLHSPSPPSLKFSPVHNTSRRLALFQLGIALPQSQLFNAEASKLFAAEGNTTKVATAGNITRESTSFTEVDAMDWVKNDNRRVLHFVYSVGDLDKTIKYTYLIQQIANCLMRCRFYTECLGMKLLRKRDIPEDRYTNAFLGYGPEESNVTVELTYNYGVNKYDIGTGFGHFGIAVEDAAKTVDLVKAKGGKVIREPGPVTNGSTVIAMIEDPNGYNFELLERGPTPEPLCQVMLRVGDLDRSINFYKKAFGMELLHKRDNPEYKYTNAIMGYGPEDKNAVLELTYNYGVTEYDKGNGYTQH, from the exons ATGGCTTCCGTATCAGTTGCTCTAAATCTCTCAACGCCAAGACCTTCTCTTCTACACTCACCATCACCACCCTCTTTGAAATTCTCTCCCGTTCACAACACTTCTCGAAGACTCGCTCTCTTTCAGCTCGGCATTG CTCTCCCCCAGTCACAGTTATTTAATGCAGAAGCATCTAAGTTGTTTGCAGCAGAGGGAAACACAACTAAGGTTGCCACAGCTGGAAATATTACACGAGAAAGCACCTCTTTCACTGAGGTAGATGCAATGGATTGGGTAAAAAATGACAACAGAAGGGTGCTCCATTTTGTCTATAGTGTCGGGGACTTGGACAAGACTATAAAGTACACCTATTTAATACAACAa ATAGCTAATTGTCTAATGAGATGTAGATTTTATACCGAATGCTTGGGAATGAAGTTGTTAAGAAAACGTGACATACCAGAGGATAGATATACAAATGCCTTTCTTGGATATGGACCTGAAGAATCCAATGTTACTGTTGAACTTACCTACA ATTATGGAGTGAACAAGTATGATATTGGAACTGGATTTGGCCATTTTGGTATTGCAGTTGAGGAT GCTGCCAAAACAGTTGATCTTGTAAAGGCAAAGGGGGGAAAAGTTATCAGGGAACCTGGACCTGTTACAAATGGTAGTACAGTGATTGCTATGATTGAAGATCCTAATGGTTATAATTTTGAGCTTTTGGAAAGGGGGCCAACTCCTGAGCCCCTATGTCAAGTGATGCTTCGAGTTGGTGATCTTGATCGCTCCATAAACTTCTATAAAAAG GCTTTTGGCATGGAACTTCTCCACAAAAGGGATAACCCTGAGTACAAG TATACAAATGCCATCATGGGCTATGGTCCTGAAGATAAGAATGCAGTGCTTGAACTGACATATAACTATGGGGTGACAGAGTATGACAAAGGAAATGGTTATACACAG CATTAA
- the LOC126710326 gene encoding probable lactoylglutathione lyase, chloroplastic isoform X1, giving the protein MASVSVALNLSTPRPSLLHSPSPPSLKFSPVHNTSRRLALFQLGIALPQSQLFNAEASKLFAAEGNTTKVATAGNITRESTSFTEVDAMDWVKNDNRRVLHFVYSVGDLDKTIKYTYLIQQIANCLMRCRFYTECLGMKLLRKRDIPEDRYTNAFLGYGPEESNVTVELTYNYGVNKYDIGTGFGHFGIAVEDAAKTVDLVKAKGGKVIREPGPVTNGSTVIAMIEDPNGYNFELLERGPTPEPLCQVMLRVGDLDRSINFYKKAFGMELLHKRDNPEYKYTNAIMGYGPEDKNAVLELTYNYGVTEYDKGNGYTQIALSTDNVYKSAEAIKLFGGKIIREPGPLPGINTKITACLDPDGWKLVFVDNKDFLRELE; this is encoded by the exons ATGGCTTCCGTATCAGTTGCTCTAAATCTCTCAACGCCAAGACCTTCTCTTCTACACTCACCATCACCACCCTCTTTGAAATTCTCTCCCGTTCACAACACTTCTCGAAGACTCGCTCTCTTTCAGCTCGGCATTG CTCTCCCCCAGTCACAGTTATTTAATGCAGAAGCATCTAAGTTGTTTGCAGCAGAGGGAAACACAACTAAGGTTGCCACAGCTGGAAATATTACACGAGAAAGCACCTCTTTCACTGAGGTAGATGCAATGGATTGGGTAAAAAATGACAACAGAAGGGTGCTCCATTTTGTCTATAGTGTCGGGGACTTGGACAAGACTATAAAGTACACCTATTTAATACAACAa ATAGCTAATTGTCTAATGAGATGTAGATTTTATACCGAATGCTTGGGAATGAAGTTGTTAAGAAAACGTGACATACCAGAGGATAGATATACAAATGCCTTTCTTGGATATGGACCTGAAGAATCCAATGTTACTGTTGAACTTACCTACA ATTATGGAGTGAACAAGTATGATATTGGAACTGGATTTGGCCATTTTGGTATTGCAGTTGAGGAT GCTGCCAAAACAGTTGATCTTGTAAAGGCAAAGGGGGGAAAAGTTATCAGGGAACCTGGACCTGTTACAAATGGTAGTACAGTGATTGCTATGATTGAAGATCCTAATGGTTATAATTTTGAGCTTTTGGAAAGGGGGCCAACTCCTGAGCCCCTATGTCAAGTGATGCTTCGAGTTGGTGATCTTGATCGCTCCATAAACTTCTATAAAAAG GCTTTTGGCATGGAACTTCTCCACAAAAGGGATAACCCTGAGTACAAG TATACAAATGCCATCATGGGCTATGGTCCTGAAGATAAGAATGCAGTGCTTGAACTGACATATAACTATGGGGTGACAGAGTATGACAAAGGAAATGGTTATACACAG ATAGCATTAAGCACAGACAATGTTTATAAGAGTGCAGAAGCAATCAAACTATTTGGAGGGAAGATTATTCGTGAACCTGGGCCCTTGCCAGGTATCAACACCAAGATCACCGCTTGTTTGGATCCTGATGGTTGGAAATTG GTCTTTGTTGACAATAAAGATTTTCTCAGGGAACTAGAGTGA
- the LOC126710326 gene encoding probable lactoylglutathione lyase, chloroplastic isoform X6: MASVSVALNLSTPRPSLLHSPSPPSLKFSPVHNTSRRLALFQLGIAEGNTTKVATAGNITRESTSFTEIANCLMRCRFYTECLGMKLLRKRDIPEDRYTNAFLGYGPEESNVTVELTYNYGVNKYDIGTGFGHFGIAVEDAAKTVDLVKAKGGKVIREPGPVTNGSTVIAMIEDPNGYNFELLERGPTPEPLCQVMLRVGDLDRSINFYKKAFGMELLHKRDNPEYKYTNAIMGYGPEDKNAVLELTYNYGVTEYDKGNGYTQIALSTDNVYKSAEAIKLFGGKIIREPGPLPGINTKITACLDPDGWKLVFVDNKDFLRELE, encoded by the exons ATGGCTTCCGTATCAGTTGCTCTAAATCTCTCAACGCCAAGACCTTCTCTTCTACACTCACCATCACCACCCTCTTTGAAATTCTCTCCCGTTCACAACACTTCTCGAAGACTCGCTCTCTTTCAGCTCGGCATTG CAGAGGGAAACACAACTAAGGTTGCCACAGCTGGAAATATTACACGAGAAAGCACCTCTTTCACTGAG ATAGCTAATTGTCTAATGAGATGTAGATTTTATACCGAATGCTTGGGAATGAAGTTGTTAAGAAAACGTGACATACCAGAGGATAGATATACAAATGCCTTTCTTGGATATGGACCTGAAGAATCCAATGTTACTGTTGAACTTACCTACA ATTATGGAGTGAACAAGTATGATATTGGAACTGGATTTGGCCATTTTGGTATTGCAGTTGAGGAT GCTGCCAAAACAGTTGATCTTGTAAAGGCAAAGGGGGGAAAAGTTATCAGGGAACCTGGACCTGTTACAAATGGTAGTACAGTGATTGCTATGATTGAAGATCCTAATGGTTATAATTTTGAGCTTTTGGAAAGGGGGCCAACTCCTGAGCCCCTATGTCAAGTGATGCTTCGAGTTGGTGATCTTGATCGCTCCATAAACTTCTATAAAAAG GCTTTTGGCATGGAACTTCTCCACAAAAGGGATAACCCTGAGTACAAG TATACAAATGCCATCATGGGCTATGGTCCTGAAGATAAGAATGCAGTGCTTGAACTGACATATAACTATGGGGTGACAGAGTATGACAAAGGAAATGGTTATACACAG ATAGCATTAAGCACAGACAATGTTTATAAGAGTGCAGAAGCAATCAAACTATTTGGAGGGAAGATTATTCGTGAACCTGGGCCCTTGCCAGGTATCAACACCAAGATCACCGCTTGTTTGGATCCTGATGGTTGGAAATTG GTCTTTGTTGACAATAAAGATTTTCTCAGGGAACTAGAGTGA